TCGCCGAGTACGCCATGGACGTCGCGGACGCCTGTCACGAGCAGGGGATCCAGACCGTGGCAGTCACTGCGGGGTACATGCACGCCGCGCCGCGGCGCGAGTTCTACGCCAAGATGGACGCGGCGAACGTCGACCTGAAAGCGTTCACGGACGACTTCTATTTCAGGCTGACGGGTGCACATCTGCAGCCGGTGCTCGACACGCTGACCTATCTCAGGCACGAAACCCGGGTCTGGTTCGAGATCACGACACTGCTCATCCCGGGTCGCAACGACTCCAACACGGAAATCCGGGCGGCGTGCCAGTGGATCATGAAGGAGCTCGGGCCCGACGTGCCATTGCACTTCAGCGCCTTCCATCCCGACTACAAGATGGGAGACGTGCCGCCGACACCCCCCTCCACGCTGACGCGGGCGCGCCACATCGCGCTCGAAGAAGGGCTGCATTACGTCTACACGGGCAACGTGCACGACCTCGACGGCGGCACGACGAACTGCCCGACCTGTGCGCTGCCGCTGATCGGGCGCGACTGGTATCGCATCGCAGCCTATCGTCTCACGCCGGACGGTCGCTGCCCCGACTGTGGAACCGCCATTGCCGGCCGCTTCGGAGCGTTCGAGCAGCCGTTCGGGCACCGCCGCATTCCGGTTGCGATCGGTCGCGCACGCAAGGCCTGTTGAGGCACCCGCCGATGGCGCTGCGGCGCTGCGGATCCACTGCAGCCTGATCGCGCCGCGTGCGCCGCAACCGGACGGGCGCCAGTGGTAGACTTCGGACTTGCCCACACCGGAATCGAACGATTGTCTCAGCCTCTCGCCTCGGCCGAATCGTGCACCATCCCCTGCAACCTCTGCGGCTCGCAGAGCGTGGATGTCGTCTCGACCCTGGATCGCGATCGCAAGCCCTTGCGCACCGTCATCTGCCGCAGCTGCGGACTGGTCTGGAGCGACCCGCGGCCGGTGGACGCGCGCAGCTTCTACGAGCATGAGTACCGCGTGCAGTTCAAGGGGGCGTTCAACCCCAAGCCCAAGCACGTCTACCGCGGTGGCTTGGTGGCGATCGACCGCTACGAGAAGATCAGGAGCTATCTCACCGGGCGCAATACGCTGCTCGACATCGGATCGGGCGCCGGCGAGTTCCTCTATCTGATGACGCGCGCCGGCTTCAAGGGCGTCGGTGTCGAGCCCAACCTCGGCTATGGCGGCTACTCGCGCGACGAGTACGGCATCGAAGTGCTGCCTGGCTTCGCGCAGGACCACCAGTTTTCCGATGCGAGCTTCGACACGATCACCATGTGGCACGTGCTCGAACACACCGAGGATCC
The Betaproteobacteria bacterium DNA segment above includes these coding regions:
- the amrS gene encoding AmmeMemoRadiSam system radical SAM enzyme; this encodes MSDAYPGRWWHPLADGRIQCDLCPRDCRLHEGQRGACFVRAMEDGRMVLTTYGRSSGFCVDPIEKKPLNHFHPGSAILSFGTAGCNLACKFCQNWDISKSKDMDRLADQASPEAIARAAVEYDCRSVAFTYNDPVIFAEYAMDVADACHEQGIQTVAVTAGYMHAAPRREFYAKMDAANVDLKAFTDDFYFRLTGAHLQPVLDTLTYLRHETRVWFEITTLLIPGRNDSNTEIRAACQWIMKELGPDVPLHFSAFHPDYKMGDVPPTPPSTLTRARHIALEEGLHYVYTGNVHDLDGGTTNCPTCALPLIGRDWYRIAAYRLTPDGRCPDCGTAIAGRFGAFEQPFGHRRIPVAIGRARKAC